The following proteins come from a genomic window of Aspergillus oryzae RIB40 DNA, chromosome 4:
- a CDS encoding uncharacterized protein (predicted protein) has protein sequence MSPLVVQDVQLTSRPESPTRSPFRSLRSLTRSERPGSRLSNHAGSFRSRAPSTVTSGFLYPDHSGSDWQSNSINYSSQTSNSISSRPMAGLTEVDRTRSRRDRTFVGSECAVCEEPLEHTLRGERVLQFSCAHVAHEACFYEFIREFEGQYCPTCDAPLGLDTSRGGNVLDIEKLSNMVRSVTSDAATQRSGMTGATTPWDQSTNVSRGRLPSDAGSRPYNRDSRDIYSRRDSRDTGDPRERIERLTSGSRQHHSRNGSAAGSSGDYNDTQHPSNGRRHDYDLQAMESELSPRSGPTKNPIPAPTMTIRSEFPTLNRSRQQQPLTCLITIEVPEGWRADSDDLRHTSTGSPQPEDEPYSMMRFPAAQEPRPSPYESQENLDEIAEELRTKVDNWHGLEFQRFGKLRLHGQMRVGKDRESWQDLQCYLFAEMLICIKEKKVSDHRRQYDDKPRHTRCTLKGSILIKKHLKHIDADPDEPVLTLSLSVSELPCFYLSFQNRNQLEIWRRALLDLHQLDSLSRGADYDLDNSGAEEEDYRNSQIKRQASLNSSYGAARSNNTAITDYTSVAVESGPSPSLHIPLDIVVVIPVSSSMQGLKITLLRDALKFLVQNLGPRDRMGLVTFGSSGGGVPLVGMTTKSWGGWGKILNSIRPVGQKSLRADVVEGANVAMDLLMQRKLSNPISTILLISDSSTSDPDSVDFVVSRAEAAKVSIHSFGLGLTHKPDTMIELSTRTKGSYLYVKDWMMLRECVAGCLGALQTTSHQNVKLKLRLPEGSPAKFVKISGALHTTKRATGRDAEAALGDLRFGDKRDILVQLVIQPDNSSQENMPQDPWESLVSGLEALGGGSDGDEQRVLSVEEVPLIQADITYGDLLRDGHLTHSPRPSLLAITMLPPNPKSRHSSRPMTPPIPPHPSIVQRRMELLTSDMLTRALTLVSRGHHDRAQHLLIETRSILKGLGKGSLPPLPPGAVKPSSISDSGSRGDTPTSTSPRSSTFGDSHSSAVSDSATITPGAAVDAQTMQALDGDLKAALEWINHPAVFGRDSRKAVLQGIGVISSQRAYTFRSPSEAHWAQRVAGVRRLTERSKEWRETGDDALTEE, from the exons ATGTCGCCTCTGGTTGTACAGGATGTACAAT TAACATCTCGACCGGAGTCCCCCACCCGCTCACCATTCCGGTCTCTGCGTTCGCTCACCCGCTCAGAACGACCGGGCAGTAGGTTGTCTAACCACGCTGGCTCTTTCCGGTCTCGTGCACCTTCAACTGTCACCAGTGGTTTCCTGTACCCTGACCATTCAGGTTCAGACTGGCAATCGAATTCAATCAATTATTCGTCTCAAACGTCCAATTCCATATCAAGCAGGCCAATGGCAGGCTTAACGGAAGTTGACCGGACTCGGTCCCGGAGAGATAGGACATTTGTGGGCAGCGAGTGCGCCGTTTGCGAGGAACCGCTAGAACATACCCTGCGGGGGGAGCGCGTTCTCCAATTCTCCTGTGCACATGTAGCGCATGAGGCCTGTTTCTATGAGTTTATTCGGGAGTTCGAGGGCCAGTATTGCCCGACATGTGACGCGCCATTAGGGTTGGACACAAGCCGCGGGGGGAATGTGTTAGATATCG AGAAACTTAGCAATATGGTGCGCTCAGTTACCAGTGATGCCGCCACACAACGAAGTGGTATGACCGGGGCTACCACGCCGTGGGATCAAAGCACGAACGTGAGTCGCGGCCGGCTGCCTAGTGACGCTGGGAGTAGGCCGTATAACCGGGATAGTCGAGACATATACAGTCGGCGGGATAGCCGTGATACGGGCGACCCGCGCGAACGGATCGAGCGTCTGACATCCGGATCCCGTCAGCATCACTCCAGGAATGGTAGCGCTGCTGGGTCATCGGGTGACTACAATGACACCCAGCATCCGAGCAACGGAAGACGGCATGATTATGATCTCCAAGCCATGGAGTCCGAACTGAGCCCTCGCTCTGGGCCCACAAAGAATCCTATCCCGGCCCCAACGATGACTATTCGGAGCGAGTTTCCAACCCTCAACCGGTCCCGTCAACAACAGCCCTTGACCTGTCTAATCACAATTGAAGTCCCTGAAGGTTGGCGTGCAGACTCTGATGACTTGCGCCACACGTCGACTGGCTCACCGCAACCTGAGGATGAGCCTTACAGTATGATGCGTTTTCCCGCCGCCCAGGAGCCACGCCCCTCTCCATACGAATCACAGGAGAACTTGGATGAGATTGCGGAGGAACTGAGGACGAAAGTTGACAACTGGCATGGCCTTGAGTTTCAGCG GTTCGGAAAGCTTCGCTTGCATGGACAGATGCGAGTCGGTAAAGACCGTGAATCGTGGCAAGACTTGCAATGCTACCTGTTCGCGGAGATGCTTATCTgcatcaaagagaagaaggtcagcGACCATCGCCGCCAATATGATGACAAACCGCGACACACGCGGTGTACGCTTAAGGGCTCGATTCTGATCAAGAAGCATCTCAAGCATATCGATGCGGACCCAG ATGAGCCCGTCCTAACTCTGAGTTTGTCCGTCAGCGAACTTCCATGCTTTTATCTCAGTTTCCAGAACCGGAATCAGTTAGAAATCTGGCGTCGTGCTCTGCTCGATCTCCACCAGCTCGATTCCCTGTCCCGCGGTGCCGACTATGACCTAGATAACTCTGgggccgaggaggaagactACCGAAACAGCCAGATCAAACGCCAGGCGTCGCTGAACTCCTCATACGGTGCGGCCCGGTCGAACAACACTGCCATCACTGACTACACGAGTGTGGCCGTGGAAAGTGGGCCTAGCCCATCTCTGCACATTCCGCTTGATATTGTAGTGGTGATCCCTGTATCATCTTCGATGCAGGGCCTGAAAATCACGCTTCTGCGCGACGCGCTCAAGTTTCTTGTGCAGAATCTTGGGCCTCGAGACCGTATGGGGTTAGTGACATTCGGTTCTAGTGGCGGCGGAGTCCCTCTGGTCGGAATGACAACGAAGTCCTGGGGGGGATGGGGCAAGATTTTGAACTCTATCCGCCCTGTTGGCCAGAAGAGTCTTCGCGCGGACGTGGTTGAAGGAGCGAATGTAGCCATGGACCTACTGATGCAACGGAAGCTGTCCAATCCCATATCCACTATCCTCTTGATCAGCGACTCGTCTACCTCTGACCCGGATAGCGTGGATTTTGTTGTGTCCCGGGCAGAAGCTGCTAA GGTTAGCATTCACTCATTTGGCCTGGGACTGACCCATAAGCCGGACACAATGATTGAGCTCTCAACCCGGACAAAAGGCTCGTATCTTTATGTCAAGGACTGGATGATGCTTCGCGAGTGTGTGGCAGGCTGTCTTGGAGCTTTGCAGACAACTTCTCACCAGAATGTTAAGCTGAAGCTTCGTCTCCCGGAAGGTTCTCCGGCGAAGTTCGTGAAAATTAGTGGAGCTCTTCACACCACTAAGAGGGCCACCGGCCGTGACGCGGAGGCTGCTCTCGGTGATCTCAGATTTGGAGATAAGCGGGATATCTTGGTTCAGCTTGTCATTCAGCCCGACAACTCCTCCCAGGAGAACATGCCGCAAGACCCCTGGGAGAGTCTGGTCTCCGGACTGGAAGCCCTCGGTGGTGGgtcggatggagatgagCAGCGAGTACTTAGCGTGGAGGAAGTCCCATTGATCCAAGCGGATATCACTTACGGAGATCTTCTCCGTGATGGCCATTTGACGCATTCGCCGCGACCATCACTTTTGGCGATCACTATGCTCCCACCGAACCCCAAATCTCGACATTCCAGTCGACCGATGACTCCCCCTATCCCTCCACATCCTTCAATTGTTCAGCGACGCATGGAGCTACTCACGTCCGACATGCTAACAAGAGCATTGACTTTGGTATCGCGTGGACATCATGATCGTGCGCAGCACTTACTGATTGAGACCCGCAGTATCCTCAAGGGTCTTGGTAAAGGGAGCCTTCCCCCGCTCCCTCCTGGCGCTGTTAAACCATCAAGTATCAGCGACTCTGGCAGCAGGGGTGACACGCCTACATCCACTTCTCCAAGGTCTTCTACTTTCGGCGATAGCCACTCCTCAGCTGTCTCAGACTCGGCCACGATCACACCAGGAGCCGCGGTTGATGCGCAGACCATGCAGGCGCTGGATGGTGACCTAAAAGCAGCACTCGAGTGGATCAATCATCCTGCAGTGTTTGGCCGGGATTCCCGCAAGGCTGTACTACAGGGTATCGGCGTGATTTCGTCGCAGCGGGCGTACACCTTCCGATCACCCTCTGAGGCGCACTGGGCCCAGCGTGTGGCTGGAGTTCGACGACTGACCGAACGGTCTAAGGAGTGGCGTGAGACCGGCGATGACGCATTGACTGAAGAATGA
- a CDS encoding uncharacterized protein (predicted protein), translating to MGPSKPTLHPLATPETLSFPSELRPRTYYTCLDPDRPDKEIKKEDEDDEITITPPPAYTEFLNTFSPIFSSPATSRENFSKYMLDRPRPSPTSAPTSSTSPSFPKGSTKIPPPYSASRSVGSLPSKSPDHTRRLPLPPPYVCTSMTDSPRSAHPLRSPFTPSDYRLRAFDSPVSENGTSFSVRHVVTTTITLKRAPQLEPPPQGKRRNIARRNT from the coding sequence ATGGGCCCGTCAAAGCCGACTCTTCATCCTTTGGCCACTCCCGAAACGTTGAGCTTCCCTTCGGAGCTCCGACCACGCACCTACTACACATGCCTTGACCCGGACAGGCCGGacaaggagatcaagaaagaggatgaggatgacgagaTTACCATCACTCCTCCACCAGCATACACAGAGTTTCTCAACACCTTCAGTCCTATTTTTTCCAGCCCTGCAACCTCCCGTGAGAACTTCTCCAAGTACATGCTCGACAGGCCTCGTCCTTCACCTACTTCGGCTCCTACCAGTTCtacttctccttcattccCCAAAGGGAGTACAAagattcctcctccataTTCTGCCTCGCGCTCAGTCGGATCATTGCCTTCGAAGAGTCCGGATCACACTCGACGTTTGCCTCTCCCCCCGCCTTATGTCTGCACATCTATGACAGACTCCCCGCGCAGTGCGCATCCTCTTCGGTCCCCCTTTACCCCATCTGATTACAGACTGCGGGCATTCGACTCCCCAGTCAGTGAGAACGGGACATCGTTCAGTGTAAGGCATGTGGTCACAACGACCATTACCCTTAAGCGGGCCCCCCAGCTCGAGCCCCCGCCGCAGGGAAAGCGGAGAAATATCGCACGTCGGAATACATAG
- a CDS encoding Zn(II)2Cys6 transcription factor (predicted protein), with amino-acid sequence MLGCFTCRLRRKKCDETRPFCKNCSTHALKCVYRPPQWWATNEQRRGQRERIKGRIRQTKVMEKNSSLQEYMDKIKALCEESPGASGFDISHAMLPEPNPFATPAQRAYHGSAALPGALIGLPIEPKPELPALAAPIVSFDLNIGSDQQMFLNNNFLQTNVALSDFSTTNPAIPTPPLASNEFFANNYGPLQPFNPINPQGGFAYPNKSLSTCLQTMMPVDEKDRHLLEHFLDNFMLLIFPIVDVHQAGPARIREVFGLMQNNRAYFHCCLSVGAIHLKSSLGMEDQMDHDIMQHRYDAMSHLCRLLSKKSGYMQVIDATLSLILFHCSLGEPDDYLPDVPWTSHFQGVAHLVKKLNYAPSQFNVTLIAWIDIIAATMAGATPYFSHTYRTKHLSGHTSGLQQLMGCDDRVMYLISEITCLESLRLEGLVDDMAILSHVSALTGQLDWTEPADPRLEVPFTSSGDVVPEKLTKIITALYRIAARLYLYSLLPSVDYNDPAITTWLATMIEILKYIPAGSSGFDRCLVWPLFIAGAFASPSSNFRKVLTERVVALGYLGKLGSFGKMYRVLKEVWRESGGPVPPTGEEDDSHDAAADPNFPINTSGLIITWQLEDPSQEPEQLSQPEVLPMGRQVHWRDVMKRNKWNFLLM; translated from the exons ATGTTAGGTTGCTTTACCTGTCgactgagaaggaaaaaatgCGATGAAACCCGGCCATTTTGCAAAAATTGCTCAACTCATGCTCTTAAATGCGTGTACAGGCCACCTCAGTGGTGGGCCACAAATGAACAACGGCGCGGTCAGAGGGAGAGGATCAAAGGTCGAATCCGCCAGACGAAGGTTATGGAGAAAAACAGTAGCTTGCAAG AATATATGGATAAGATCAAGGCTCTATGCGAAGAAAGCCCAGGAGCATCTGGTTTCGATATCAGTCACGCAATGCTTCCAGAACCAAATCCTTTCGCGACACCAGCACAGAGGGCATATCACGGGTCAGCAGCCCTTCCAGGAGCCCTTATCGGGCTTCCAATAGAGCCAAAACCCGAGCTACCAGCACTTGCAGCGCCTATCGTTTCGTTTGATCTCAATATCGGATCCGACCAACAGATGTTCTTGAACAACAATTTTCTGCAGACCAATGTAGCGTTGTCGGACTTCAGCACCACGAATCCAGCAATACCAACGCCGCCATTGGCTAGCAACGAATTCTTTGCGAACAATTACGGCCCACTTCAGCCCTTCAATCCGATCAATCCCCAAGGAGGCTTTGCATACCCGAACAAGTCTCTCTCCACATGCTTGCAGACGATGATGCCCGTAGATGAGAAGGaccgccatcttcttgaacacTTTCTTGACAACTTTATGCTGTTGATTTTCCCCATAGTGGATGTTCATCAGGCTGGCCCTGCCCGTATCAGGGAGGTTTTCGGGCTTATGCAGAACAATCGCGCATATTTCCATTGCTGCCTCAGTGTAGGCGCAATCCACCTGAAGAGTAGCTTGGGCATGGAGGACCAGATGGATCATGACATTATGCAGCATCGCTATGACGCGATGTCTCACCTCTGTCGTCTCCTGAGTAAAAAGAGTGGTTATATGCAGGTGATCGATGCTACACTTTCCCTGATACTCTTTCATTGCTCCCTTGGCGAACCGGATGATTATCTTCCCGACGTGCCATGGACTTCCCACTTCCAAGGAGTTGCACACCTGGTGAAGAAACTCAACTATGCACCTAGTCAGTTTAACGTCACTCTTATCGCATGGATCGATATCATAGCAGCTACCATGGCGGGGGCGACGCCGTACTTCTCTCACACATACCGGACGAAGCACCTCAGTGGCCATACATCTGGCCTACAGCAGCTGATGGGCTGTGATGACCGTGTTATGTACCTGATCTCGGAAATCACATGTCTAGAGTCATTGAGACTAGAGGGTCTCGTAGATGATATGGCTATATTAAGCCACGTCTCAGCGTTGACAGGACAGCTTGACTGGACGGAGCCAGCTGATCCACGGCTCGAGGTGCCTTTTACGTCTAGCGGAGACGTTGTCCCAGAAAAGCTGACCAAGATCATTACCGCCCTGTACCGTATTGCAGCTCGTCTATATCTTTATAGCCTGCTTCCATCCGTCGATTATAATGACCCTGCCATTACCACCTGGTTGGCGACCATGATCGAAATTCTCAAGTACATCCCCGCAGGCTCTAGTGGTTTTGATCGCTGCCTGGTCTGGCCTTTGTTTATTGCAGGAGCATTTGCATCGCCATCCAGTAACTTCCGGAAAGTCTTGACTGAGAGAGTTGTTGCCCTCGGGTATCTAGGAAAGCTTGGTAGCTTTGGCAAGATGTACCGTGTTTTGAAAGAGGTCTGGCGAGAGTCCGGAGGTCCGGTGCCACCaactggagaagaagatgattcccACGACGCTGCAGCGGACCCTAACTTTCCAATCAACACTAGTGGCCTTATCATTACTTGGCAGCTGGAAGATCCTTCACAAGAGCCTGAGCAACTTAGCCAACCTGAGGTTCTGCCCATGGGACGACAGGTCCATTGGAGAGACGTCATGAAACGCAATAAATGgaatttcttgttgatgtga